One window of the Saccopteryx leptura isolate mSacLep1 chromosome 9, mSacLep1_pri_phased_curated, whole genome shotgun sequence genome contains the following:
- the NFKBID gene encoding NF-kappa-B inhibitor delta: MEEPLDTRLYVDPSLPQMGSWKGSGLPSVPPQLPPVVTGPSLDTARAHMRALGPQQLLAQDEEGDTLLHLFAAQGLRWLAYAAAEMFRIYRHLDIREHKGKTPLLVAAAANQPLIVEDLLKLGAEPNATDHQGRSVLHMAATYGLPGVLSAVINSGVQVDLEARDFEGLTPLHTAILALNVAMLPPDLCPRMLSTQARDRLTCVQMLLHMGADHTSQEIKSNKTVLHLAVQAANPTLVQLLLELPQGDLRAFVNMKAHGNTALHMAAALPPGPAQEAIVRHLLAAGADPTLRNLENEQPVHLLRPGPGPETLRQLLKRSRVAPPGLSS, translated from the exons ATGGAG GAGCCTCTGGATACCCGGCTTTATGTAGACCCTTCCCTGCCACAAATGGGATCCTGGAAAGGTTCTGGACTTCCCTCAGTACCCCCACAGTTGCCCCCTGTGGTCACCGGACCATCCCTGGACACAGCCCGTGCTCATATGCGGGCATTAGGGCCACAGCAGCTGCTGGCTCAGGATGAAGAGGGAGACAC GCTCCTGCACCTCTTCGCAGCTCAGGGGCTGCGCTGGTTAGCATATGCTGCAGCTGAGATGTTCCGAATATACAGACATCTGGACATTCGTGAGCATAAGGGCAAG ACTCCTCTTCTGGTGGCTGCTGCTGCCAACCAGCCCCTGATTGTGGAGGATCTACTGAAACTGGGAGCAGAGCCCAATGCTACTGACCATCAAGGACGTTCTGTTTTGCATATGGCTGCTACCTATGGGCTCCCAGGAGTCCTCTCG GCTGTGATTAACTCCGGGGTTCAGGTTGACCTAGAAGCCAGAGATTTTGAGG GCCTCACCCCCCTCCACACAGCCATCCTGGCCCTCAATGTTGCTATGCTCCCACCTGACCTGTGTCCCCGGATGTTGAGTACTCAAGCCCGAGACAGGCTGACTTGCGTCCAAATGTTGCTGCACATGGGTGCTGATCACACCAGCCAG GAGATCAAGAGCAATAAGACAGTTCTGCATTTGGCTGTGCAGGCCGCCAACCCCACCCTAGTTCAGCTGCTGCTGGAGCTGCCACAGGGAGACCTGCGGGCCTTTGTCAACATGAAG GCCCATGGGAACACAGCCCTACACATGGCAGCCGCCCTGCCCCCTGGGCCAGCCCAGGAGGCCATAGTGCGGCACCTGCTGGCAGCCGGGGCAGATCCAACACTGCGCAACCTGGAGAATGAGCAGCCTGTCCACCTGCTGCGgcctggcccgggccctgagACG CTCCGGCAGCTATTGAAGAGGAGCCGCGTGGCGCCCCCAGGCTTGTCCTCTTAG